The Eriocheir sinensis breed Jianghai 21 unplaced genomic scaffold, ASM2467909v1 Scaffold468, whole genome shotgun sequence genome window below encodes:
- the LOC126992457 gene encoding ribonuclease E-like, giving the protein MTRDDWSVEADDSWAAAELVTAITDEADDSWAAFEAMTRDDWSVEADDSWALFEVTTRDDSSDEADDPWPAFEAMTRDDSPDEGDDTRALFEVTTRDDSSDEGDDPWASAESVTAITDEDDDPWDALELITSDDWSDEDDDPWASAESVAAITDEDDDAWDALELITSNDWSDEADDPWASAESVAAITDEDDDAWDALELITSNDWSDEDDDPWDALELITSNDWSDEDDDP; this is encoded by the exons atgacccgtgatgactggtccgtggaggctgatgattcatgggcagccgccgaattggtgaccgccatcaccgatgaggctgatgattcatgggcagcctttgaagcaatgacccgtgatgactggtccgtggaggctgatgattcatgggcactctttgaagtgacgacccgtgatgactcgtctgatgaagctgatgatccatggccagcctttgaagcaatgacccgtgatgactcgcccgatgagggtgatgatacacgggcactctttgaa gtgacgacccgtgatgactcgtctgatgagggtgatgatccatgggcatccgccgaatcggtgaccgccatcaccgatgaggatgatgatccatgggatgccctcgaattgataaccagtgatgactggtctgatgaggatgatgatccatgggcatccgccgaatcggtggccgccatcaccgatgaggatgatgatgcatgggatgccctcgaattgataaccagtaatgactggtctgatgaggctgatgatccatgggcatccgccgaatcggtggccgccatcaccgatgaggatgatgatgcatgggatgccctcgaattgataaccagtaatgactggtctgatgaggatgatgatccatgggatgccctcgaattgataacaagtaatgactggtctgatgaggatgatgatccatag